TTCTTTGGCATTCGTTCGACTAATTTGCACGACTTGTTCCCCTGCCTTCATTCTAGACCAATTATACCAACCATAAATACTCATACAGGAATAGTATCCATTAAGTATCATATCGCCCAAATAACCGGCTAAATAAAGCAAATAGACTGTAATGACCGTTGCTATTAAACCTGTAGGATAGACGAGAATATTCTCCCTACCTGCATACCACACACTGAGAATACCAAAAACAAAAACGATACTTTCTAATCCAATATTGAGCCAGCTTGTTTCGCGATAGGCTCCAAAGAAAAACTCAATCATATATTTAGCTTATAAAAAAAGCCATACGATTCGTATGGCTTTACTGTATCTTTTACTTCGATTAATTGTTTCTACTCATTAAGATTCTCAGAATATACCAGAACAATAGCATTAATGACGCAAACAAACTCAACGCTGCAGGCACATATTGATCTGCTGCATATTCATTTTTAATTTGCCAAGTTGAATATAAGATTGAACCCGATGCCAAAGCTACCATGGCTAAAGAAAACCATAAGCCTAGGTCAAAACCAAACAACATTCCTGCAACAATAGTTCCTAACGCTAAGAAAAATCCAATTGTTAGAATTGAACGCATGAATGAAAAGTTTGCATTCGATCCAAATACAACACCTGTTAATCCTAAAAATAAAGCTAGTGTCAATACACCTGCTTGAACGATCAACGATGAATCTCCAGTCATGCTTAATGCAACAACTAAAATAGGAACGAACAAAAAGGCTTCTGCCAACACATACAACATAAACCCAGCATATTGTTGTGGTTTATTTGCAGTTTTATAAGTCAAGTTTTGAGCAAACCAAGTAATTCCCATAAAGGCACCTAAGATGATTAACCAAGAGAATTTACCCATACCCAATAATTGAAACATCCCGTTTACTACGAAAGGTGTATTCAATAAAATGGTTTCAAATACAATAAATGCAAGTACACCTAAAGCCAAATTACCATAGGTTCTTCTGTAAAACTGTGCTTTAACCGTATCCGATTCATGTGCAACAGCATAAATAGGTTGATTATCTTCCATATCTAAAATTTTCGAGCAATTTACGAAAATTGACTCAATTTTCATTTACTATTTTAATAACTAACAACAAATACGTAATGTTCTATGCGAAAAGTTTGATAGTGCATATTAATTTTAAAATCACCTTGACTAATCTTCGCTTGTTTCTGTTTAACATCGACATCCATATCTTGAGCGAAACTCAGACTACGCGAATTGCACATTTTAAACAACGCCTCTTTCACAGACCAAATCTCCGTTAAATACTCTTTTTTATCTTCTAAAGAAACAGGCGCCAGAGCTAATTCTCTTTCATTACAAAATTTACCACTCAAACGAATAATTTTATCGCGAATCAATTCGACGTCAACTCCAATATTTTTTTTACTAATAGCGACTATCGCATAATCAAATGAATGAGAAATCGAAATATGTTTCCCTGTACATAAGCTAGGTTTACCATTTGTATCATAGCACAAGTCCACATCAGCAATATTTACTTGACGTAAAACTTGACGAACAGCTAAAAAAGCCTTTTGATGATTCTCAGACTTCATCTTAGTCAAACGTTCTTGACTGGTGGAACTTAATTGAAGTGATGCTCTTAATTCCTCTAAGGACTCGGTAATATGCCAAACATAAAGTGTACCCGAATCTACTATGATTTCTTTTACTACTGCCATAACTAAAAAAGTCAGTATAACTATACTGACTAAGTGAATTGCAAAAATACAATTTGTTTGAAACAAATAGGAAAATGGCAGCAAACAAATTTTATATAACATGCATATTATACTTAAAAAACGACGTAAAAATAAAAGCCCTCGTTATGAAACGAGGGCTTTGTATATTAAGTCGTACTAAGTACAAGCTTTCAATGTATTAAGGACGAATCAAGATTGAGTTGTTCTCATCTGCTTCCCCATAATAAGCTGAACCGATCCAGATTAATTTATCAATTGTCAATCCGTTTTCTAATTCTAAAGCAGGTTTCAATATAACTTCATCTGTTTCTAAATTAGCAGCAAACGTAACTGCACCAGTATCGGTTAAAACTTCGCTAATACTTTTTTGACCATTTTGAGAAACAATCTTACCGATATAAGCGGCACGCATACCAGGCATAGGTTCAAAATTCAAACGTTTTGATCTACCATCTTGGATCAACGTAACGTTTCTCATTGTTTCTAACTTATTATATACAGCCCATTGATCATCAAATCTAAATGCTTTTTCTTCCGCTGTTGCTTTGCGAAAAACAACTTTTTGATTTGTCATGAAACCAACAGTTTCAACATCACCATTTGCTAAGTAATCATTAAACAAAAATTCAATATCACTACGATTATTATACAATGATTCTTTACCATCAATATCTAAATAAAATCCTTGAGTAAAATCGTGAACTTTATTATGTAATGGAAAACTCAAAGCAAAAGTACGCAACATAGTGAAATTATATTCTGATTCTTGAGCATTTAAATCCCCAAGATTAAAATCAGATTTAATATTCACTGAAAAATCATCTTCAAAGTCGAACCATAAATTAAATTCTCCCAACATAACACCTCCATCAGGTCTAAATGTTGCAATCCAACCGTTATCACTTTCAGTTGTCAAATGATTTTTTAGTTTAGCTTTTGCTTCTCTAAGTCTAATGATTGGATCCTGATCATAAATATCATTGTCATTATTTTGACAAGAAGTTAGCGTACCACTTGCAGCAATTAAAACAACAAGTGAACCTCCAACTATTTTTAAATATCTTTTTATATTCTTCATAATTCAATCTTTATTTTAACTGCAATTCTACATCTGCATGAAGCTGACAGTGTCTAACTACATCTTCCGTTACAAAACTTGTCTTATAAGTCTTTTTTTCAAAAGTGATTGTATTAGTCACTCCTCCGTTTAACATTGGAGAGCTTGCAGCATTTAAATTTGCAACACGTACTAACTCTTCGAAATCAATTTTGAACTTACTCCAAAAATATTCCTTAACTAATTCGTATTTATACAAGATCTTTTGCACTCCTCCTGGTTTATAAATATCCACAGTTAAACCATATCTATCACGTTCTGCTTGAGTCATGTTCTCATAGCTACGTACTTGATCTAACATTTTAGTAACATCTTCAGGTTTAGTAGTTAAATAATATGAAGCCACTTCTGCGAAATCTTCAATAATATTTGAACGTGAATATCCTGTAACGAATCCTAAGACATTAGCGTATGCATTAATATTCCAATCTTCACCATTCTGTTGTAATTTTTTACTTGGTCTTCTTGGATCTAATGTAGTTTCCAACTGATACCAGCTTGGTGTATAATCTCCTAAGTTCATTTTACCAAAATTAGGTTGATTAAACTCCTCTTTTTGGTTAATGATATGGATATACTCGTGTTGAATAGTATGGATAAACTCTTTTGCAGATTCAACATTTGTACGTAAGTAATCTACTTCATACAATGTAATTTGTACTCCACCAGAAGCAAGTCCAAGTGTACGTGTTCCATTTTCGTTGAAAGCATATCCTCCAGCTGCTAATAAACTCATAGGTCTTAAGTCTTTCACAAACTGTTTTCCAGCAACCGAGTCATACGTTTTTAACCAAACGTGATTAACCATTTCGAAAGCTGGAATTACATTTTCTTTACGTGGTGGGTTAAGGTTTCTTGTATTATCTGTAGTTGATCCATAGATATTACGATCCCATTTATAATGAACACGCATATTATATGGCTCTGTAAATGTCTTATACAAATACTCATCCACTTCGCTTTCAGACGTTTGAGGTCCTTCTGGCAAATAACTTTGGTTATCTAACTTATCATCGTTATTACAACTAAATAGTACAAAACCAAAAGCAAATAAACTTAAAATTCTTACATATGTATTTTTCATAATTATCTAGGATTTGGTGTTAAACCTGCTCCAAGAGCTGATTGAGGTAATTGAACTGCCTTACGTGGGTCATTCTTAGTTAGAACATCTTTCGTACCTTCTACTATGAAACTATGTTCAACTTCTAAATTAAAACGTTTGATGTCGTACCATCTATTTCCTAAATGCATAAATTCAAGACGTCTCATTTCAGAAACATACTTCATCAACTTACGTTGTGTTTCATCTAAATTATAGAATGGTTGATAAGCACTTGCATCTCCAGCATTAGCAAGTAGTGTATTTAATCTTACTGTACCTTCATTTCCACCACCTCTTGTTCTGAATTTAGCAAAATACCCCATCATTAATGCCGCTTTATCGAATTCACCTTTCATGATAGTTGCTTCAATACGATACAAATATGCTTCATCAGTTGTTAATAACGGAACGTTCACATAAGGTTGACCAATACCTGCTGATTGATTAGAGTAAACGAAATACTCATAGAATCTAGTATAGAAGTTCACATCCTGACTTGCTTGTAATACAACATATGAATACTGTTTTCCAAATGGATTAAATTTTGCACTACCAACAGTAGCTTGATAAATTGGTTCAGTATAACCAAATCTAATTCTTGGATACAAACGATCTAATGTACTTCTCGTACCAGCAGCCAACAAGTTCGCAGCAGCATCACCACTTCCAAAAAACTGTGCTTGTTGATCCCAAGTCATTTTACTTAATTCATCATAATCTCTTAATGAAGTTGGATTATCTCCTAAGAAATTAGTGTATTCTAATACTTTATCCCAGTCACCTTTAAAAGCGAAAAAACGAGCTGCTAAAGCATAACCAGCTTCTCTTGTAAAGTGAAAAGATGGCACTTTAAAGAAATTACTTCCTGGTGCTAATTTTACTCCTTCTTCGATGTCAGCTTCTAACTTAGCATAAAACTCAGCTAAAGTACCACGAGAGTATTCTTTAATTAAATCTTCTTCTACTTCATTTACATAAGGAATACCTAATTTTGAATCCGCAGTATTTGGATCATATGCCTCACAGAAAGTCATAGCTAACATCCAATGTGCATAAGCACGAGCTAATAAAGCTTCTCCTCTGATTCCATCGCGATTTTCTTTACTAGTCGTAATTCCTTCAATAGCTTGTAATGCTTGGTTTGCTTGTGCAATCGCATTATAAGCACTTTCCCAGTACTCTGCAGGAGAGTCTATTCCCTCCTGTTTTTCATCTTTCCATGAATAGTATGCTGTATTATCCACGTAAGTATTTTGGGTACGCTTAGAATCTCCAAAGTTATCAGTCATTGCCTCTAATGCGTAGAAATTATTCGCACTTGGATAAGCAAACACTAGTAATTCTTTGATTTTCTCAGCACTGTCTAACCTCGTTCTTTCATCTGGGTTCTCCTCCAGGAAACTAGAACAACCTACTAGAGCAATCCCCGCAACGATACCTGTTATATATTTTAAATATCTCATGTTTCTTAAATTAAATTGATAAGTTCAATGTTAACGTATACTGTCTAGTCACAGGCATAGCAACTCCACCTGTTCTAAAGAACTCAGGATCTTGTCCATTTAACTTCTTATCAGAGTACAACAAGAATGGGTTTGTAACTGACATTTTCAATCCAAATGATGATACACCAATTTGTTTCTTGAATAACTCAGGGAATTCATATCCTAAAGTAATATTCTTGATACGGATGAAATCACCTTTAGCAATACGTTGATCTGAATAGTTATAAGCATTGTAAGCTCTATCTAAACTACGTCCATATTTTGCAATCATATCTGCAGAAGCAATAATAGGCACATTTGTTGTGTTCTCATCACCAGCAATCACCCAACGGTTGTTCATTGCTTTTGTGAAGATTTGCGTATCATTATACTCTGAAGTGAAACTTGGATCTAAACGAACCACGTTACCCCAAGCAGCTACAGTCATTACATCTAACGACCAGTTTTCGTACTGGAATGTATTGTTGAAACCAATCGTTTTATTTGGTTCAACAGATCCTTCATATTTCAAGTATCCAACTACATTTTGTGTATCTTGGAAGTTAGCTCCTCCAACGTTATCCGTTTCACCGTCAGCCATAACGAAAGTTGGTAAACCTTCTCCATTTAGACCTGTAAATTGGTAAGAATATAATGAGTTACGAGCATTTCCAACTACGTTACCTCCAATATTACTGATTAAGTCAAAAGCACTAGGCTCATATGCTAATTTTGTAATTTCTTGGTTATAGTAAGAGAAGTTTAAGTTAGAAGTCCATTTGAATGATTCACTAACAACATTTCTTGTTGTCAAACTTAACTCAACCCCTTTTGTTGTCATATCCGCGTTGTTCCCCCATTTAGAAACTTCTCCTCCAATACCTGAAGTTCTGATACGATCCACTAAGTCGAATGCTTTACGTTGATAAACATCAGCTACTAAGTAAATTCTTCCACCTAAGAATCCCATATCAACACCAAGGTTAGCTTCATATTGCTTTTCCCAAGTTAAATCAGCATTTTTAAGGTTAACGATGTTCATTCCCACTTCACGTGATTCTGGATCAAAACGAGATACAGTCAATGCATTTTTAAACACAGCTGATGAATTCGATGCAGGTCCTGCAGTTGCAGTTAAACCGTACGAACCTCTTAAACTTAAATCAGAAAATACTTTTTGGTCTAACATCCATTTTTCTTGAATAATATTCCATTTTCCTGAAGCTGTCCAAGTAGGTAACCACATTGCACCTGATTCACCTTGTTGGTTTGAAGCATCATAACGACCTGTTAATGAAGCTGTATATCTTCCATCATAGGTATAGTTTACTCTTCCGAAGAAACCAGCATTACGATCTTTATCAAATCCTCTGCTATATAATGCATCTCCTTCTGCAAATAACTTACGGTATAATTTGTAGTTTGGATTCCCTAAGTATCCTTTATCAAACATCACACCATATGTATCATTTGAATTGTAATCACGGTCGATTATTCTAATCTCAGCTCCTGCGAAAGCGTTGATTTCATGTTGACCAGTTTTTCCAAAGATATTATCATAAGAGAAAGAGTTTCTCCAGTTGATTGCAGACATTTTATTTTGGAATCTGTACCAAATACCACCATCTTTCAATACCACTTCTTTCTCAGCATCTAAGTTAGCTGGATCTTGGTATAAATAGATATTTTGTTGTTTTACAATCATTGTTTCGTCAGCTCTAAATGCGCGAACAACGTTTGAAGATTCTTTAATATCGTGGTCACGATCTGAAATCACATAACGTAATGATGCTGAAGAGTTGAATTTCAATCCATCCATTAACTTATATTCGAAATCAGCTTGTAATTTAATATCTTTTACATCTAAATTTAATGAGTTATTATTCAACTCATCTAACACGTTAAATGGTGCCCAGTTTTGTCTGTAATACTCATAATTACCTTCATTATCATAAGGACGTAACGCTCTTGAAGTATTTAACGCGTAGTTAAACGGGTTAATATCAAAGTCACGAGAAACAGAACCTCCAACAGGATCCGCTTGACGATCAAAACTTCCTGGAGCATCTTGCTTTCTGCTAGAGAAAACAGTTGACAATCCTAAATTCATTCTGTCATTGAAATAGAACGTAGTCTTCAAGTTAGCTGTAATACGCTGTACTTGATCTGCTACAGTCCATCCTGGATCTTTCATATATCCAACTGACGCATAGTAAGTTGCATTTTCACTACCTCCACTGAAACTCAATGAGTGATTTTGCATAATTGATGGTCTAAATAAATGTTTAAACCAATCTGTATTTGCATATTCATATTGACGTAAGAAATCGTATTTCCCTTCATCAGTATTGAATTGGTTATAACCACCTTTACCGTCCATACCACCTTTAGGATCGTATGCCCAAATTTCTTTAAACCATAAATTATAGATACCACCATATCTACCTTGAGAAATTGTAGGATCAGTTAACAATCCTTTTTCCTCCATTTCCAATAGGATACCCATTGAAGCTTGAGAGTTCAAAATATCGTATGTCCCATAAGTTGGCACTTCACGAATTGTGTTCTCCATATTATAGCTCACCGTTAAAGGTGTATTTTTTCTACCTGATTTAGTAGTAATTACAACTACCCCATTCATCGCGCGAGCACCATAAATAGAAGTAGCAGCAGCATCTTTCAAAATCTCAATACTCAACACGTCATTCGCGTTTAACCCTGCAACAGCAGAACTCAACATAGTTGAAGCGTTACCTGAAGCTAAATCCTCGAAAGAAACGTTGATAATTTCTTCTTGAACCATACCATCAATAACCCATAACGGTTTTGTATCACCAAAAATAGAAGAAGAACCACGAACTGTGATTTTCGGCGCAGCACCAAATGTACCAGTAACGTTTTGTACTGTTACCCCAGCTGCCTTCCCTTCGATCATTCTACTCACGTCAGGAACACCATCTACTTTTAATTCTTTTTCAGAAATTCTACTAACTGCCCCTGTAAACGTTCTTTTGTTCACAGACTCGTAACCTGTTGTAACGATGTTAATTTCGTCTAACGTACTATCTTCTTTTAAGACTACGTTTATAACGCTGGCTTTTCCGACTTTCTTCTCCACAGAATTCATCATAACAAATGAAAACACCAAAACAGCATTATCATCTTTTACGTTAATGGAGAAATTACCATCTAAGTCAGTACCAACACCTTCTTGGGTACCTTTAATCAACACACTCGCTCCTGGAAGAGGATACCCATCCCCATCAGAAACGCGTCCTGTAACCTTTCTGCTTTGCGCAAACCCCTCATTTACCATTAGCAAGGCTGCTATAACAAAGAAGAAATGAAGTACAATTTTCCTCATGTTTTATTAATTTTAAATTGTTTAACAAACAAATAACAAAAAATCGACATTTGCTAATTTTATGTTATTTTTTTACAATACGAAAAAGTTAAAAAATGTATCGCATTGTTTTACAAACAATTACAAAGACACCCCTTAAAGTCTAATTCTATGCGGGAAGATACAGTATAATATAACGAAAAACAAAATCTTAAAAGAATACACTAACCATAAAAACAGATGTTAACAAAAGCAAAATAATCAAACAATAGCAACAAAACGACCTGTCAAAGTTAACAATACACCCCCAATTATTGCATCATCTTAATTTCTGCTAAATAAAACTTTAACTAAATTAAAAACAAGATGAAAGACATCTTTAAAATCTACTTTAATAAAGCGCATAAAAAAAGGAGATTGGTTAGTTCCAATCTCCTTTTTTCTTTGATTAAATTATAATCGCTTATTTTCCTTGATTTTTCAACAAATCTCTGATCTCTGCCAATAAGTCCTCTTGCGTTGGTGCTGGTGGTCCTGCTGGCTCTGGTGCAACTGCTGCCTCTTCTTTCTTTCTCAATTGGTTAATTCCTTTTACCATTAAGAATACACAGAATGCCAATAACGTAAAGTTGATTACCTCTGTAATGAAGCTACCGTAAGCAAAGATAACGTTACCATCTACTCCTCTTGCTGCAGCTAAAGGTGCGCCATCTGGAGCATCTCCTTTTAAAACTACATACATATTGGTAAAGTCTGGTGTACCAATGATTGCAGATACTAAGGGCATAATAACATCATTTACGATACTTGTAACGATTTTACCAAATGCTCCTCCAATGATAACCCCAACTGCTAGGTCCATTACATTGCCTTTTACAGCAAATTCTTTAAATTCTTTTAAAAATCCCATAGTTAAATTTTTATTGATTGCTTTTAACAAAAATACTTATTTTATTCTAAAAAAAAACTTTTTTTCACTCTTCAAAAAAAATTCTTTTAACTCTTTGAGATACACTTGTTATAATCTCGTACGGAATCGTGTGAATAGCCTCCGCTATAATCGTAGTCGGTAAATCTTCTCCAAAAATAATTACCTCATCGCCTTCCCTACAATTAATTGCTGTTACATCAACCATTAACATGTCCATACAAATTGATCCTGTTATGGGTGCTTTTTTATTTTGGATTAAAACATATCCGCCATTACTTCCCCATACTCGATGAATACCATCCGCATATCCAATCGGAACCGTGGCAATCTTCGTTGGGTGTTCTGCTCTAAAACGACGACCATAACCAACGCTCTCAGCGGTATCAATTTCTTTCACTTGCATGATGCGTGTTTTTAACGTTCCCACATTGCGCAATTGTCTCATTTCATCGACATCATTTCCAATCCCATACAATCCAATACCCAAACGCACCATATCCATTTGATAAGATGCATAGTTGAAAATACCCGAAGTATTCAAAATATGTAAAATCGGTTGAATCTGTAATTGCTCCTTAATATAGGTACTACTTTTTTCAAACAGTTCCATTTGCCCTAAAGTGAAGTCCTGATAGATATCCATATCACTAGACGATAGATGCGAAAAAATAGATTTCACCTCCACACTATTCGTGTGTTTTAAAATCGCAACTAGTTCATCCAACTCTTGTGCAACAAATCCGTGACGATGCATCCCCGTTTCTACCTTAATATGTATCGGATATTGATATGCATTTTTTTCACGTACAATTTGAAGAAAAGCTTGTAACTCTCGAATCGAATAAATCTCCGGTTCTAAATCATACGCAAGCATAGCGGAAAAAGCGCTAATCTCTGGATTCATCACAATGATATTTGTTTTGATTCCCGCTTTGCGCAGTGCGATTCCCTCATCTGCAAAAGCCACTCCTAAATAACTGACTTTTTCATGCTCCAATAACTTTGCAATTTCTACGCTTCCATGGCCATAACCAAACGCTTTCACCATAACCATGGTTTTTGTTTCTGGCTTTAATTTAGAACGATAGAAATTTAAATTATGTCGAATAGCGGTAAGGTTGATCTCCAATACCGTTTCATGTGTTTTTTCCTCTAATAAACTAACAATTTTATCAAAGCGAAAACCACGAGCTCCTTTCACTAAGATTGTTTCATCGACAAATTCATCCATCGATACTTTTTGCAGGAATTCATCTGTAGAAGCAAAGAAACGCATCGCTGCAGAATCTTTTCCATATTGACCAATTTCTTCCCCAATGCAAATCACTTTCCCAATTTGGTAACTCTTCAATAAATGATTGACTTGTTGATATAATTCTTTAGGTTCTAATCCACTGTGAAAAACATCCGAAAGAATAACCGTTTTATTCGCATTACTTCGATGTTTTTCCAAGAAATCTAAAGCAATACTCAACGATTGAAAATCGGAGCTATAAGCATCATCAATAATCGAACAATTGTTGATTCCTTTTTTTACTTGCAAGCGCAATTCAACCGCATACAACTTTTTAATACGAGCTTGTATCGTCTCAATCGGATACTTCATCACCAGCATCGTCAAGATACAAGTCATGCAATTTCGAACTGCAAATTCATCTGTAAATGGAAGTTCTACAGTGAAAGTTTCTACCTTATTATATAGTACAATTAACTTATCCCCTTTCACTTGACCGTATAAGTCTGAATTTGAATCCGTTAAACTCCAAGTAATAAACGTAGTTTTTGGAGGTAATGCAGCGATAATTCGACTGTCTTTTTCCCCCAGTATTGTAGGTGTGTGAACAAACAATTCCATCTTTTCTCGGATCTTCTGTTCTTCATTTTCGAATCCGTCGTGATGTTCACTTGTAATCGAGGTAATAATTCCCAAAGTTGGTTGCACAATGGGTTGCAAATGCTTCATCTCATCAATCGTAGATATCCCGACTTCAAACAAACCGATGGTGTGTTGTTCGGCCATTCCGAATACCGATAAAGGAACTCCTGTTTGTGAGTTGTAACTCTTCGGACTTTTGATAATGGAATATTCATTGCTCAATAGGAAATTCAGCCATTCTTTGACCACCGTTTTTCCTCTACTTCCCGTTATTCCCACTACGGGAATATCAAATTTTTGACGATGCCAAGTGGCTGCTTGTTGCAGCGCGTGTAACGTATCTTGTACCACAAAATACGTTACTCCTGGCTGCTGTATTATTTTTGTTTGATCAGATACCACAAAGTAGGTAACTCCCAATCGAATAAGTTCCTCAATATAGGCATGCCCATCGTGATTTGGTCCAACTAATGCGAAAAACAAGGTTGTACTATCATTCAAAAGCGTTCTGCTATCAACAGAAACACGATGAATTTCGAAGTGCTCAACTTCCTTATCTCCAACTACCTCAGCATGTAGATAAGCACAGAAATCTGCAGTAACAATATTCATTAATTAGTCTTTATTCATTTGGACACAAAGGTAAACAGAGTGGATGTTTTGACCGCTATAAATTGCATTTAATATACGCCCATCCCTCTTCTTGTTTTTCAATAATAGCAATCAATCCCGAAGGTACATAAGCCACGTGTTCTATAATATCATCTTTCTCTATTTGACGTACGCGAATCGTGTTTTCACATGCAAAAAATTGAACGCCTTTTTGAATGGCTTGTTTCAAAGCATCGCCTACCATCGTTTTCGTTTTTCTAACCATTCCAATAGCGGGGCCATGTACCACCACATGGATTTCTACATCATTTCCCCAATGGTTAATCACATTCGTTACATAGGTCATTAAAGCGTTTTGTTCATTGATATTTTCCGTATTCATTTGAAAAACAACTCTATGTTTCTTTCCTGTATTCATAATTCTACTAGTTTAATTTTTGTTTTTTGTTGATTAAATATAAAGCTACTAAATCCTTTTTCATTATCCGATATTTTCTTTTGTTTTTTATAGCTATTACACCTTCTTCTCCTTCAATTTACACGGAATGT
The window above is part of the Myroides odoratus DSM 2801 genome. Proteins encoded here:
- a CDS encoding Bax inhibitor-1/YccA family protein, giving the protein MEDNQPIYAVAHESDTVKAQFYRRTYGNLALGVLAFIVFETILLNTPFVVNGMFQLLGMGKFSWLIILGAFMGITWFAQNLTYKTANKPQQYAGFMLYVLAEAFLFVPILVVALSMTGDSSLIVQAGVLTLALFLGLTGVVFGSNANFSFMRSILTIGFFLALGTIVAGMLFGFDLGLWFSLAMVALASGSILYSTWQIKNEYAADQYVPAALSLFASLMLLFWYILRILMSRNN
- a CDS encoding 4'-phosphopantetheinyl transferase family protein; this translates as MAVVKEIIVDSGTLYVWHITESLEELRASLQLSSTSQERLTKMKSENHQKAFLAVRQVLRQVNIADVDLCYDTNGKPSLCTGKHISISHSFDYAIVAISKKNIGVDVELIRDKIIRLSGKFCNERELALAPVSLEDKKEYLTEIWSVKEALFKMCNSRSLSFAQDMDVDVKQKQAKISQGDFKINMHYQTFRIEHYVFVVSY
- a CDS encoding DUF4302 domain-containing protein, giving the protein MKNIKRYLKIVGGSLVVLIAASGTLTSCQNNDNDIYDQDPIIRLREAKAKLKNHLTTESDNGWIATFRPDGGVMLGEFNLWFDFEDDFSVNIKSDFNLGDLNAQESEYNFTMLRTFALSFPLHNKVHDFTQGFYLDIDGKESLYNNRSDIEFLFNDYLANGDVETVGFMTNQKVVFRKATAEEKAFRFDDQWAVYNKLETMRNVTLIQDGRSKRLNFEPMPGMRAAYIGKIVSQNGQKSISEVLTDTGAVTFAANLETDEVILKPALELENGLTIDKLIWIGSAYYGEADENNSILIRP
- a CDS encoding putative zinc-binding metallopeptidase, which codes for MKNTYVRILSLFAFGFVLFSCNNDDKLDNQSYLPEGPQTSESEVDEYLYKTFTEPYNMRVHYKWDRNIYGSTTDNTRNLNPPRKENVIPAFEMVNHVWLKTYDSVAGKQFVKDLRPMSLLAAGGYAFNENGTRTLGLASGGVQITLYEVDYLRTNVESAKEFIHTIQHEYIHIINQKEEFNQPNFGKMNLGDYTPSWYQLETTLDPRRPSKKLQQNGEDWNINAYANVLGFVTGYSRSNIIEDFAEVASYYLTTKPEDVTKMLDQVRSYENMTQAERDRYGLTVDIYKPGGVQKILYKYELVKEYFWSKFKIDFEELVRVANLNAASSPMLNGGVTNTITFEKKTYKTSFVTEDVVRHCQLHADVELQLK
- a CDS encoding RagB/SusD family nutrient uptake outer membrane protein translates to MRYLKYITGIVAGIALVGCSSFLEENPDERTRLDSAEKIKELLVFAYPSANNFYALEAMTDNFGDSKRTQNTYVDNTAYYSWKDEKQEGIDSPAEYWESAYNAIAQANQALQAIEGITTSKENRDGIRGEALLARAYAHWMLAMTFCEAYDPNTADSKLGIPYVNEVEEDLIKEYSRGTLAEFYAKLEADIEEGVKLAPGSNFFKVPSFHFTREAGYALAARFFAFKGDWDKVLEYTNFLGDNPTSLRDYDELSKMTWDQQAQFFGSGDAAANLLAAGTRSTLDRLYPRIRFGYTEPIYQATVGSAKFNPFGKQYSYVVLQASQDVNFYTRFYEYFVYSNQSAGIGQPYVNVPLLTTDEAYLYRIEATIMKGEFDKAALMMGYFAKFRTRGGGNEGTVRLNTLLANAGDASAYQPFYNLDETQRKLMKYVSEMRRLEFMHLGNRWYDIKRFNLEVEHSFIVEGTKDVLTKNDPRKAVQLPQSALGAGLTPNPR
- a CDS encoding SusC/RagA family TonB-linked outer membrane protein gives rise to the protein MRKIVLHFFFVIAALLMVNEGFAQSRKVTGRVSDGDGYPLPGASVLIKGTQEGVGTDLDGNFSINVKDDNAVLVFSFVMMNSVEKKVGKASVINVVLKEDSTLDEINIVTTGYESVNKRTFTGAVSRISEKELKVDGVPDVSRMIEGKAAGVTVQNVTGTFGAAPKITVRGSSSIFGDTKPLWVIDGMVQEEIINVSFEDLASGNASTMLSSAVAGLNANDVLSIEILKDAAATSIYGARAMNGVVVITTKSGRKNTPLTVSYNMENTIREVPTYGTYDILNSQASMGILLEMEEKGLLTDPTISQGRYGGIYNLWFKEIWAYDPKGGMDGKGGYNQFNTDEGKYDFLRQYEYANTDWFKHLFRPSIMQNHSLSFSGGSENATYYASVGYMKDPGWTVADQVQRITANLKTTFYFNDRMNLGLSTVFSSRKQDAPGSFDRQADPVGGSVSRDFDINPFNYALNTSRALRPYDNEGNYEYYRQNWAPFNVLDELNNNSLNLDVKDIKLQADFEYKLMDGLKFNSSASLRYVISDRDHDIKESSNVVRAFRADETMIVKQQNIYLYQDPANLDAEKEVVLKDGGIWYRFQNKMSAINWRNSFSYDNIFGKTGQHEINAFAGAEIRIIDRDYNSNDTYGVMFDKGYLGNPNYKLYRKLFAEGDALYSRGFDKDRNAGFFGRVNYTYDGRYTASLTGRYDASNQQGESGAMWLPTWTASGKWNIIQEKWMLDQKVFSDLSLRGSYGLTATAGPASNSSAVFKNALTVSRFDPESREVGMNIVNLKNADLTWEKQYEANLGVDMGFLGGRIYLVADVYQRKAFDLVDRIRTSGIGGEVSKWGNNADMTTKGVELSLTTRNVVSESFKWTSNLNFSYYNQEITKLAYEPSAFDLISNIGGNVVGNARNSLYSYQFTGLNGEGLPTFVMADGETDNVGGANFQDTQNVVGYLKYEGSVEPNKTIGFNNTFQYENWSLDVMTVAAWGNVVRLDPSFTSEYNDTQIFTKAMNNRWVIAGDENTTNVPIIASADMIAKYGRSLDRAYNAYNYSDQRIAKGDFIRIKNITLGYEFPELFKKQIGVSSFGLKMSVTNPFLLYSDKKLNGQDPEFFRTGGVAMPVTRQYTLTLNLSI